A single Cryomorphaceae bacterium DNA region contains:
- a CDS encoding threonine/serine dehydratase produces the protein MEYTPTISASDIEKAHEAIGPKIHCTPVLTSSALNQMTEAELFFKCENFQKIGAFKARGATYFTDSLSDEERAAGLCTHSSGNHGQAVAWAAQQYGVPAYIVMPSNAPEVKKRAVKGYGAEVIECPPTLQARESYLAEVQKRTGAYFLHPFDDPRTITGQATCAKELIEEVSDLDYIIPPVGGGGLAAGTCLSAHYWSPDTSVLGGEPIGADDAYRSLKAGEIIPLDEAHTIADGLRTSLGEHTFAVLHPLLERIVLVTDVEILEAMRLIWERMKIIIEPSCAVPLAVVKKEPDTFRGKRVGLILTGGNVDLDSWSFNP, from the coding sequence ATGGAATACACCCCGACCATTTCCGCCTCTGATATCGAAAAAGCCCACGAGGCCATCGGCCCTAAAATTCACTGCACACCGGTGTTGACTTCTTCAGCACTCAATCAGATGACCGAAGCTGAACTCTTCTTCAAGTGCGAGAATTTCCAAAAAATCGGGGCTTTCAAGGCCCGAGGAGCCACCTACTTTACGGATAGCCTGAGTGATGAAGAACGAGCCGCGGGGCTTTGTACCCACAGCTCCGGAAATCACGGCCAGGCCGTCGCGTGGGCCGCACAACAATACGGCGTTCCTGCCTATATCGTGATGCCCTCCAATGCCCCAGAGGTCAAGAAAAGAGCGGTGAAGGGATACGGTGCAGAGGTCATTGAATGCCCCCCTACCCTTCAGGCCCGAGAGTCCTATTTGGCCGAGGTTCAAAAGCGAACCGGAGCCTACTTCCTACACCCTTTTGATGATCCTCGAACCATCACCGGACAAGCGACTTGCGCCAAGGAGCTCATTGAAGAGGTGTCCGACTTGGATTACATCATCCCCCCGGTAGGCGGCGGAGGCCTGGCCGCTGGAACTTGCCTGAGCGCCCACTACTGGTCTCCGGACACCAGCGTCCTCGGAGGGGAACCTATTGGGGCCGATGATGCTTACCGAAGCTTAAAGGCCGGGGAGATCATTCCGTTGGACGAGGCTCATACTATTGCCGATGGCCTGCGCACATCCTTGGGCGAGCACACCTTTGCCGTGCTTCACCCCTTGCTAGAGCGCATCGTGTTGGTGACCGACGTGGAGATCCTCGAGGCCATGCGCCTGATCTGGGAACGGATGAAGATCATTATTGAGCCGAGTTGCGCCGTTCCGCTGGCGGTGGTCAAAAAAGAACCCGACACATTTCGTGGGAAACGCGTCGGGCTTATTCTAACGGGAGGTAATGTAGACCTCGATTCGTGGTCGTTTAATCCGTAA
- a CDS encoding aminotransferase class I/II-fold pyridoxal phosphate-dependent enzyme produces MNDFPDLRSKLPNVGTTIFATMSAMAAEYNAINLSQGYPDFPVDQGLLDAVAQALHDGENQYAPMPGLPALREALSAKYKHDYGIEVDPDGEITITAGATQAIFNAITAFVREGEEVILFTPAYDCYAPTVELAGGVPKYIALKAPEFAIDWDEVRAQVSHKTRMIVINNPHNPTGTTWSEADMGELKKLVERYNLIVLSDEVYEHIVFDGEPHRSVLADPELRARSIAVFSFGKTFHATGWKVGYSIAPQALNKEIRKVHQYVTFTVHRPTQVGLAHWLQDPTHWTGISAYYEAKRDLFLKELESSKFSFLPSSGSYYQAVDYSAISDLDDVTFCEWLTKEVGVAAIPVSVFYHTQPAGQQVVRLCFAKKDETLMEALNKLKAL; encoded by the coding sequence ATGAATGATTTTCCAGATTTGCGTTCGAAACTACCCAACGTAGGAACGACCATTTTTGCCACAATGTCGGCCATGGCAGCGGAATACAACGCCATCAACCTTTCGCAGGGATATCCGGATTTTCCGGTGGACCAAGGTCTCCTAGATGCTGTAGCCCAAGCGCTACACGACGGAGAGAATCAGTATGCTCCAATGCCCGGCTTGCCAGCGTTGCGAGAGGCCCTCAGTGCCAAGTACAAACACGACTACGGAATTGAGGTGGATCCCGATGGTGAAATCACGATTACTGCAGGGGCGACGCAGGCTATTTTCAATGCGATTACGGCCTTTGTCCGGGAAGGGGAAGAGGTCATACTTTTTACACCCGCTTATGATTGCTACGCTCCGACGGTCGAGCTGGCCGGAGGGGTGCCCAAGTACATTGCCCTTAAGGCCCCGGAGTTTGCCATTGATTGGGACGAGGTTCGCGCTCAGGTGTCCCACAAGACCCGAATGATTGTCATCAACAATCCGCATAACCCAACGGGAACGACCTGGAGCGAAGCGGATATGGGAGAGCTGAAAAAATTGGTGGAGCGCTACAACTTGATCGTATTGAGTGATGAGGTATACGAGCACATTGTTTTCGACGGCGAGCCGCATCGGTCCGTATTGGCTGACCCGGAGTTACGGGCACGATCGATAGCGGTGTTCAGCTTCGGGAAAACCTTTCACGCAACGGGGTGGAAGGTGGGCTATTCCATCGCGCCGCAGGCGCTGAATAAGGAAATCAGAAAAGTGCATCAGTATGTGACGTTTACGGTGCATCGGCCAACGCAGGTAGGGCTGGCGCATTGGCTTCAAGATCCGACTCATTGGACCGGAATTTCCGCGTACTATGAGGCTAAGAGAGATCTGTTTTTAAAGGAATTGGAGTCGAGTAAATTCAGCTTTTTACCGAGTTCGGGAAGCTATTATCAGGCCGTGGATTATTCGGCGATTAGCGATCTGGATGATGTGACGTTTTGTGAGTGGCTGACCAAAGAGGTGGGTGTTGCGGCCATTCCGGTAAGCGTGTTTTATCACACACAACCAGCAGGGCAACAAGTGGTGCGTTTGTGTTTTGCCAAGAAGGACGAAACCCTGATGGAAGCCTTGAATAAATTAAAAGCCTTGTGA
- a CDS encoding succinate dehydrogenase/fumarate reductase iron-sulfur subunit — MNLTLQVWRQNGPNDKGRMEEHKLSGISPDQSFLEMMDVLNEQLVESGKEPVAFDHDCREGICGACSMFINGEAHGPGRGITTCQLHMRSFNDGDTIYIEPWRSAAFPVIKDLMTDRSSFDRIIQAGGFVSVNTSGNTLDANAIPIPKEDADKAFDAATCIGCGACVATCKNGSAMLFTSAKVSQLSLLPQGKVEASDRVLNMVKQMDLEGFGNCTNTGACEVECPKGISLENIARMNREYLVAAVTD, encoded by the coding sequence ATGAATCTTACACTTCAAGTATGGCGTCAGAACGGTCCTAACGATAAGGGCCGAATGGAGGAGCACAAACTGAGCGGAATTTCTCCAGATCAGTCTTTCCTCGAAATGATGGACGTATTGAACGAGCAGCTCGTAGAGAGCGGAAAAGAGCCTGTGGCTTTTGATCACGATTGTCGTGAGGGAATCTGCGGTGCCTGTTCCATGTTCATCAATGGAGAAGCGCACGGACCTGGTCGTGGAATCACCACCTGCCAGTTGCACATGCGCTCTTTCAACGATGGTGATACCATCTATATTGAGCCATGGCGTTCAGCTGCGTTCCCAGTGATTAAGGACTTGATGACCGACCGCTCTTCGTTTGATCGAATCATCCAAGCGGGTGGTTTTGTCAGTGTGAACACCAGTGGAAATACCTTGGACGCGAATGCTATTCCAATTCCAAAAGAAGACGCAGATAAGGCCTTTGATGCAGCTACTTGTATTGGTTGTGGAGCCTGCGTAGCGACCTGTAAGAATGGGTCGGCGATGCTGTTCACCAGTGCGAAAGTCTCTCAGTTGTCGCTTTTGCCACAAGGTAAAGTGGAGGCATCGGACCGCGTCTTGAACATGGTGAAGCAAATGGACTTGGAAGGCTTCGGAAACTGTACCAATACGGGTGCTTGCGAAGTAGAATGTCCAAAAGGTATCAGCCTCGAAAACATAGCTCGCATGAATCGCGAGTACCTAGTGGCCGCCGTTACGGATTAA